From the genome of Elusimicrobiota bacterium, one region includes:
- a CDS encoding ABC transporter ATP-binding protein produces MAEISTAITLSARGLLKRFPQGERDVEVLHGIDLDLKEGEIVAVLGPSGAGKSTLLHLLGLMEQPTSGTLSILGEEVHDLAAKERARFRNDFIGFLFQFHYLLPELTVLENVSLPSRIKRIPEEQGLAKATVLLDTLGLKNHLFKKPAQLSGGEQQRVALARSLMNEPGLILADEPTGNLDKETGEEVLKLLWKEARRMNAATVLVTHQEDIAQRADRWIRLRDGRIESESK; encoded by the coding sequence ATGGCTGAGATTTCAACCGCTATTACGCTGTCAGCCCGGGGGCTCCTCAAGCGGTTTCCGCAGGGGGAACGCGACGTCGAGGTCCTGCACGGGATTGATCTCGATTTAAAAGAAGGGGAAATTGTGGCGGTCCTGGGCCCCTCCGGGGCCGGAAAATCAACACTGCTTCATCTCCTGGGCCTCATGGAGCAGCCGACCTCGGGAACACTCTCCATCCTGGGTGAGGAAGTGCATGATCTGGCCGCCAAAGAACGCGCCAGGTTCCGGAATGATTTCATCGGTTTTCTTTTTCAGTTCCATTATTTACTGCCGGAGTTGACGGTGCTTGAGAATGTCTCGCTTCCGTCGCGGATCAAGCGAATTCCGGAAGAACAGGGCCTCGCCAAAGCCACGGTGCTTCTGGATACGCTCGGATTGAAGAACCACCTTTTTAAGAAACCCGCGCAGCTGTCCGGAGGGGAACAGCAGCGCGTGGCGCTGGCCCGATCCCTCATGAATGAACCCGGGCTGATTCTGGCGGATGAACCGACCGGGAATCTGGATAAGGAAACCGGCGAAGAGGTCTTGAAACTCCTCTGGAAAGAGGCCCGGCGCATGAACGCCGCAACCGTTTTAGTGACGCATCAGGAAGATATTGCGCAGCGGGCGGACCGCTGGATTC
- a CDS encoding ABC transporter permease, whose product MSFEFFLATRFLAGQRFGVFRLITTAIAIGGTALGVAALLITLAVMDGFRTDIQEKILGTQPHIVAMNPFGAFVSYDKDQLDHFAGVPGVTGASPFISAQALLQSSRKVTGILLRGISFEGEARVTRLNSILAHGQWQGLEDRGIVLGEELAMAIGASIGDRVTLISPQEQKASWTQMPRMRPLTVVGVFHSGMYEYDANMAYVSLATAQDLLGISRQISGYGLRLKDVDQAPAVQRALQSQLSQELWTRSWQDFNKPLFSAMKLERTMMFIILTLIILVSSFTIISNLLLLTIEKAREIGILQALGASPRQIAGVFFLNGLFLGGSGVGLGLVLGVGISAVLRRYPIIRLPSEVYYIDRLPIHLSLPMVGSVAACALTLVLASIFYPAWKASQMDPVQAIRYG is encoded by the coding sequence ATGTCCTTTGAATTCTTTCTCGCCACGCGCTTTCTCGCCGGCCAGCGGTTTGGCGTTTTTCGCCTGATCACGACCGCCATCGCCATCGGCGGAACCGCCCTAGGCGTGGCCGCGCTTCTGATCACGCTGGCGGTCATGGACGGATTTCGCACCGACATTCAGGAAAAAATTCTGGGCACCCAGCCGCACATCGTCGCGATGAATCCCTTCGGCGCTTTCGTCTCCTACGACAAGGATCAGCTGGATCATTTCGCGGGCGTTCCCGGCGTGACCGGTGCCTCGCCGTTCATCAGCGCTCAGGCGCTGCTGCAATCCTCCCGTAAAGTGACCGGCATCCTTCTACGCGGCATTTCGTTTGAAGGCGAAGCCCGAGTCACGCGTCTGAACTCGATTCTGGCCCACGGCCAGTGGCAGGGACTCGAGGATCGCGGCATTGTGCTCGGCGAAGAATTGGCCATGGCGATCGGCGCTTCGATTGGAGACCGGGTGACGCTCATTTCGCCTCAGGAGCAAAAAGCCTCCTGGACACAAATGCCCCGTATGCGGCCGTTAACGGTCGTCGGCGTTTTTCACTCCGGGATGTATGAGTACGACGCCAATATGGCTTACGTTTCCCTGGCGACCGCTCAGGATCTGCTCGGCATCAGCCGCCAGATCAGCGGGTACGGGCTTCGGCTGAAGGACGTGGACCAGGCGCCCGCGGTTCAGCGCGCGCTGCAGTCGCAGCTCTCTCAAGAGCTATGGACCCGGTCGTGGCAAGACTTCAACAAACCTCTTTTCTCGGCGATGAAGCTGGAACGGACCATGATGTTCATTATTCTCACGCTGATCATCCTGGTTTCCAGCTTTACGATCATTTCGAATCTGCTTCTGCTCACCATCGAGAAGGCGCGGGAAATCGGCATCCTTCAGGCGCTCGGCGCTTCTCCGCGCCAGATCGCGGGTGTCTTTTTTCTGAACGGGCTGTTTCTCGGAGGAAGCGGCGTCGGCCTGGGGCTGGTGCTGGGCGTCGGCATCAGCGCTGTTCTGAGACGGTATCCGATTATTCGCCTCCCGTCGGAGGTGTACTACATCGACCGTCTGCCGATCCACTTATCGCTTCCCATGGTGGGAAGCGTGGCGGCTTGCGCGCTGACACTGGTTTTGGCGTCCATTTTCTATCCGGCATGGAAAGCGAGCCAGATGGACCCGGTCCAGGCGATTCGTTATGGCTGA